One Fusarium poae strain DAOMC 252244 chromosome 4, whole genome shotgun sequence DNA window includes the following coding sequences:
- a CDS encoding hypothetical protein (TransMembrane:9 (o79-97i109-129o135-155i197-215o221-242i376-395o428-446i458-480o486-508i)), translating into MAQHRDGERRDATEEEVKELRHVVDSVSMAVWVALIANATERFTFYAVTTPWQNYVQNPADSVAVPGALGLGQATATNITSAFLFLSFILPTVWAIISDTWLGRYKTLCLSYFLNFCGCLIIFVTSLPAFGHSQIIKVVGLAFAMIILGIGTAGVKATASPFIGDQYAETAPHVFTNKRGERVIADRALTLQYIYNVSYWFTNIASLSLVASTYLEKLVGFWAAYLLPLCATWTLVPLLLFFHKLLVKQKPQANILPRASRVIVTAGRNKFNWEAATPVYQSEKFGRKVEWDDKFVFEIKRGLQACKVMACFVPFHLCMNQITNNLVSQAGQMRLGGIPNDTIQALNSIACVLLGPIMQRYVYPIVRGRGFAFGPIARITWAFIMMSTAMAYAAGVQKLIYTKGPCYDKPLQCEKSPNDVSVWIQSPVYILLGVGEILGFTTLAEYSYSEAPRNMRSLVQAMAQLSSGAGSALGMAFSPLSKDPQILYLYTGLSVTMITTAPTFWLLFRAYDDRVFEDAHSSDEGSNQAADPMVPGPSQVAQIAEKGDGVKASA; encoded by the exons ATGGCTCAGCACCGTGATGGTGAAAGACGAGATGCTACAGAAGAGGAGGTCAAGGAGCTGCGGCATGTTGTTGACTCAGTTTCAATGGCTGTTTGGGTCGCACTCATCGCTAATGCCACCGAGAGATTCACTTTCTATGCTGTGACAACACCATGGC AAAATTACGTTCAGAATCCAGCTGATAGCGTCGCCGTCCCTGGTGCTTTGGGTCTAGGACAGGCGACAGCCACCAACATCACAAGTGcatttctctttttaagCTTCATTTTGCCAACAGTTTGGGCTATCATCTCGGACACATGGCTTGGGCGATATAAGACTTTGTGTCTGAGCTACTT CTTGAACTTTTGTGGATGTTTGATCATCTTTGTTACCTCGCTCCCAGCCTTTGGCCATTCCCAGATCATCAAGGTTGTGGGATTGGCGTTTGCGATGATCATACTCGGAATTGGGACTGCGGGTGTAAAAGCTACTGCCTCCCCATTCATAGGTGATCAATACGCCGAAACTGCGCCTCACGTGTTCACCAACAAGAGAGGCGAGCGTGTCATTGCAGACCGGGCGCTTACACTGCAGTATATTTACAATGTGTCATACTG GTTTACAAACATAGCAAGCTTATCACTTGTAGCATCGACCTATTTGGAAAAGCTTGTTGGGTTTTGGGCTGCTTATCTCCTACCACTTTGCGCGACCTGGACCTTGGTACCGttacttcttttctttcacaAGTTGCTTG TCAAACAGAAACCTCAGGCGAACATCCTTCCCCGTGCTTCCCGCGTTATTGTGACTGCAGGAAGAAACAAGTTCAACTGGGAAGCTGCTACACCAGTTTACCAGTCGGAGAAGTTTGGCCGCAAGGTCGAATGGGATGACAAATTCGTTTTTGAGATTAAGCGAGGTCTTCAAGCTTGTAAGGTTAT GGCGTGTTTTGTACCATTTCATCTTTGTATGAATCAGATCACAAACAACCTTGTCTCACAAGCTGGACAGATGAGGCTCGGTGGCATTCCCAACGACACCATTCAAGCTCTAAACTCTATCGCTTGCGTATTACTTGGCCCTATCATGCAGAGATATGTTTATCCCATCGTTCGTGGTCGAGGCTTCGCTTTTGGCCCCATCGCGCGCATCACATGGGCTTTCATCATGATGAGCACAGCAATGGCGTATGCGGCTGGAGTTCAGAAACTCATCTACACCAAGGGACCATGTTATGACAAACCCTTGCAGTGTGAAAAGTCGCCCAACGACGTGAGTGTCTGGATTCAGTCGCCTGTGTACATTCTTCTTGGAGTTGGTGAGATTCTGGGCTTCACAACTCTGGCCGAGTACAGCTATTCTGAGGCTCCGAGAAACATGCGAAGTTTGGTACAGGCCATGGCCCAACTAAGTTCAGGCGCTGGCTCTGCACTTGGAATGGCATTTTCACCATTGTCGAAGGACCCGCAAATTCTATATCTCTACACGGGCTTGTCTGTAACGATGATTACTACGGCACCTACATTCTGGCTACTGTTCCGTGCTTATGATGATAGAGTATTTGAAGATGCACATTCCAGCGATGAGGGGAGTAACCAGGCAGCAGATCCAATGGTCCCTGGTCCATCTCAAGTTGCTCAGATAGCAGAAAAGGGTGACGGCGTCAAGGCATCTGCTTAA
- a CDS encoding hypothetical protein (TransMembrane:3 (o295-316i590-616o628-649i)): MSDQTVNNGLSDNLEENLLPQPTGDSETPRHNPPLSPNTNELGLQTFLKSLDRSHSIELKVLGHIEKLQRDQELILELLRRKFEPMHDTPQIAKRLWADTENAWPVLDQIHGDTEYESVGSQFLLSLVPGGGRWLVSDEPNLVRARRVFEAWVRNTKSYSSPWRDTYSKVMETHIDNIEDWWPMSWASDAGGAYGASQEVSLAALGPSHDDPIDYESIHGQDIPSLLKTNKYSGIIYRISLDNSFGMIDLKSIATILSVAEGTCFNPEGGPEFLDGHISEWRERSTHDRCGMKHYHVPVAVSGAGFSMSGVFMHYMRSFIVCNFSSRPCPNAGSPVGLKCIRTRMTFEGFYDSKTLTMEERRYSTALNILPHNAPYGHYALCSIVEGTPQQTWNIWRCAPAAHHHVADRSYLWKRYGILPAGLYTGISMFQLQICSFIESWEQDWHATIDQIDSTISISPDVLEDFERLKALMMSNLSDSSVSYFKVLKILGIFATSVKSAPAYLEELIPWVRNPFVEDVWFEKTYPHTASSKAILKFNWDIVKTRQKEAADKILKRLERTTNEVQGLMDGVFNIQSIQEAQKSRTLNKYLFVFTLVTIIFLPPSLVATFFGTDIFNSSTNDKTEKKFWASVVAVSVVTYILAGMGLFGSGSQPERRSRWYQTMRDPGWFSKVKPFPRRYLTSHGDRWKYRTDEELDIETTVRESSS; encoded by the exons ATGTCCGACCAAACCGTCAATAATGGCTTGAGCGACAACCTCGAAGAAAACCTCCTTCCTCAGCCGACCGGCGACTCAGAGACACCCAGACATAATCCTCCCTTGTCGCCGAATACTAATGAGCTAGGACTTCAAACATTCTTAAAGTCATTGGACAGATCCCATAGCATAGAGCTAAAAGTGTTAGGTCATATTGAGAAACTTCAAAGAGACCAAGAGCTCATCCTTGAATTGTTACGTCGGAAGTTCGAGCCGATGCACGATACTCCTCAGATTGCAAAGAGGCTTTGGGCAGACACTGAAAATGCCTGGCCGGTCTTAGACCAGATACATGGAGACACTGAATATGAATCTGTTGGTTCGCAATTCTTACTTAGCCTTGTACCAGGTGGTGGTAGGTGGCTTGTTTCGGACGAGCCAAACCTGGTCAGGGCGCGCCGTGTTTTCGAGGCTTGGGTGAGAAACACAAAGTCATACTCATCTCCTTGGAGAGATACCTATTCAAAAGTTATGGAAACTCATATAGACAACATTGAGGATTGGTGGCCAATGTCATGGGCAAGCGACGCTGGGGGGGCCTATGGCGCTTCACAAGAAGTTTCTCTCGCGGCCTTGGGCCCATCCCACGACGACCCAATTGACTATGAATCCATTCATGGACAAGAC ATCCCTTCACTCTTGAAAACCAACAAGTACTCCGGTATCATATA TCGAATCTCTCTCGATAACTCTTTCGGCATGATAGACTTGAAAAGCATAGCGACAATCCTCTCTGTAGCAGAAGGCACGTGCTTTAACCCTGAAGGTGGCCCAGAGTTTCTCGATGGCCACATCTCAGAATGGCGAGAGAGAAGTACACATGATAGATGCGGTATGAAACACTATCATGTCCCAGTAGCCGTTAGCGGGGCCGGTTTTTCCATGTCTGGAGTCTTCATGCATTACATGCGATCATTCATTGTCTGCAATTTCTCTTCCCGTCCCTGCCCAAATGCAGGCTCACCCGTTGGATTGAAGTGTATCAGGACGCGCATGACCTTCGAAGGATTTTATGACAGTAAAACTCTGACTATGGAAGAGAGGAGATACTCAACGGCACTTAACATCCTTCCACACAATGCACCTTACGGTCACTATGCATTGTGCTCTATAGTTGAGGGTACCCCGCAACAAACATGGAATATATGGAGGTGCGCCCCGGCAGCACACCATCATGTCGCAGATCGTTCATACCTTTGGAAAAGATATGGCATCTTACCCGCTGGTCTCTATACAGGAATTTCAATGTTCCAGTTACAAATTTGTTCTTTCATCGAATCGTGGGAACAGGATTGGCATGCGACGATTGATCAAATTGATTCTACTATTTCTATAAGT CCCGATGTACTTGAAGATTTTGAACGACTGAAAGCTCTTATGATGAGCAACCTATCCGACAGCTCCGTATCATATTTCAAAGTACTCAAGATACTTGGAATCTTTGCTACATCAGTGAAATCTGCCCCAGCCTATCTAGAGGAATTGATTCCTTGGGTAAGGAATCCTTTCGTGGAAGACGTTTGGTTCGAGAAAACATATCCCCACACAGCAAGTTCGAAAGCGATTCTCAAGTTCAACTGGGATATTGTCAAGACGCGACAGAAAGAAGCCGCCGACAAAATCTTAAAACGACTGGAGCGAACAACAAACGAAGTCCAAGGTCTCATGGATGGA GTTTTTAACATTCAATCCATTCAGGAGGCACAAAAGAGCAGAACGCTTAACAAATATCTTTTTGTCTTCACCTTGGTGACAATAATATTTCTTCCCCCTTCACTAGTTGCA ACATTCTTCGGCACTGATATTTTCAATTCCTCGACCAACGACAAGACCGAAAAGAAATTCTGGGCATCGGTAGTTGCAGTTTCAGTTGTGACATATATCCTGGCGGGTATGGGCCTTTTCGGGTCAGGGAGTCAGCCTGAAAGGCGAAGCCGATGGTATCAAACAATGAGAGATCCAGGGTGGTTCTCAAAAGTAAAGCCGTTCCCCCGGAGATACTTGACTTCTCATGGGGATCGGTGGAAATATCGCACGGATGAGGAGCTTGACATTGAGACGACGGTTAGAGAATCAAGCAGCTAA
- a CDS encoding hypothetical protein (TransMembrane:1 (o541-567i)) — MQRPDPLCEYCSQIPLDADLLSGQYSLGTVSRLKNSPCPLCRLVISQLGNFIAYPGRRRIDLVWSFGPAGRRSILTPGARIDTWIGFSSQTQSHRDQDDSHTKCYFIHPWTGPVVDTQRILGWISSCEESHGSKCALPTNSSFSEAFRDLPLLRLIDVETNCLVEKTTLEKYVALSYVWGAVPNFRLTKANRTALLKPDSINKVSRILPNTIKDAVLLTRRLRCRFLWVDALCLIQNDAEDLELGVNVMDLIYERAWLTVVAACGHDANARLPGVQEGTRNGCSNTTEVAPGVGMGVVEGLNGLLRQSVLQEEVLSRRILYFVNNKVFYRCGAADHAEHFVDLLPKNSTNEIMTSVLPQALSLTDTVNDLSTILYYYTKREITNQNDTLRAMAGIMRKFSELMKCDFFQGIPTVMFDRFIIYRAHLHILRRRSIFPSYSWIGWRGQIAADLNPPDGNHVRRQNAWLKNRTWIIWYKRSPDGTINLVWDPNSNSSFDESNMEYVGYRHRRPFRDGRYVPSQLDTSQTMPTKQVSFPREVPSYFLLQFWTLSLFYKIVNIGVFTGVAYLKDSNKKKCGFVTLDGFGETTFFEPPGPFEVILLSEAHFDKISCHLSVAKWKNPYPLDADQWEFYNVMVLEWQGGIAERRGFGLLHQGAVEFSLAPGPSWKEIFLA, encoded by the exons ATGCAGCGTCCAGACCCGTTATGCGAATACTGCTCCCAGATTCCGTTGGACGCGGACCTACTCTCCGGGCAATATTCTCTCGGTACTGTCTCACGACTCAAGAATAGTCCATGTCCATTATGTCGCCTTGTTATCTCACAGTTAGGAAATTTCATAGCTTATCCAGGGCGCCGACGGATCGATCTCGTATGGAGTTTCGGCCCAGCCGGCCGCCGCTCCATACTCACACCTGGTGCTCGCATTGATACCTGGATCGGCTTCAGTTCCCAGACACAGTCCCATCGTGACCAAGACGACTCACACACAAAGTGCTATTTCATTCACCCTTGGACTGGTCCTGTAGTGGATACTCAAAGGATCTTGGGTTGGATATCGTCGTGCGAAGAATCACATGGTTCAAAATGCGCCCTGCCTACAAATTCAAGCTTTTCCGAAGCGTTTCGGGACCTGCCTCTGCTCCGGCTTATAGATGTTGAGACTAATTGTCTCGTCGAGAAGACAACCCTTGAGAAGTATGTGGCTCTTAGCTACGTATGGGGCGCCGTTCCGAATTTCCGCCTCACTAAAGCGAACCGAACAGCACTTCTCAAGCCAGACTCTATCAACAAGGTTTCCCGAATACTTCCAAACACGATCAAAGACGCCGTCCTTTTGACAAGACGTCTCCGATGTCGATTTCTATGGGTCGATGCACTTTGCCTCATTCAAAACGACGCCGAAGACTTGGAGCTAGGGGTCAACGTTATGGATCTTATTTACGAGAGAGCTTGGTTGACAGTTGTCGCGGCATGTGGCCACGATGCTAACGCGCGTCTCCCTGGTGTTCAGGAAGGGACTAGAAATGGTTGTTCTAATACGACGGAGGTGGCTCCCGGTGTCGGAATGGGAGTTGTTGAGGGACTAAATGGATTGCTCAGGCAGTCAGT TTTACAAGAAGAAGTTCTATCTCGACGAATTCTCTACTTCGTCAATAACAAGGTCTTCTACCGCTGCGGTGCCGCCGACCACGCGGAGCATTTTGTAGACTTGCTGCCGAAAAACTCCACCAACGAAATTATGACATCCGTTCTCCCCCAGGCATTATCTTTGACCGATACGGTAAACGATCTAAGTACGATCCTATACTACTACACCAAAAGAGAAATTACAAACCAGAACGATACATTACGCGCCATGGCTGGCATCATGCGTAAATTCTCGGAATTGATGAAATGCGACTTCTTCCAGGGGATTCCCACCGTCATGTTTGACCGGTTCATTATATACCGCGCGCATCTTCACATCCTACGGCGTCGTTCTATATTTCCAAGTTACTCTTGGATAGGCTGGCGAGGTCAGATTGCCGCCGACTTAAACCCTCCGGATGGAAACCATGTACGCAGACAAAACGCTTGGCTCAAAAACAGGACATGGATAATTTGGTATAAGCGAAGCCCTGATGGAACCATTAATCTTGTATGGGACCCAAATTCGAACTCGTCATTTGACGAATCAAATATGGAATACGTGGGATATCGTCACCGTCGACCGTTCCGCGATGGCCGATATGTTCCCAGCCAGCTAGACACAAGTCAAACCATGCCTACAAAACAAGTATCCTTCCCTCGAGAAGTGCCTTCGTACTTTCTCTTACAGTTCTGGACACTGTCGTTGTTTTACAAAATCGTTAATATTGGTGTTTTCACTGGCGTTGCCTATCTGAAAGATTCCAACAAGAAGAAATGTGGGTTCGTTACCCTAGATGGCTTTGGGGAGACAACCTTTTTTGAACCCCCGGGTCCTTTTGAGGTAATTCTTCTGTCTGAGGCACATTTCGACAAGATAAGTTGCCACTTATCTGTAGCAAAATGGAAAAATCCATACCCTCTGGATGCCGATCAATGGGAGTTCTATAATGTCATGGTTTTGGAATGGCAGGGAGGCATCGCTGAACGACGAGGCTTTGGGTTGCTTCACCAAGGTGCTGTGGAATTTAGTCTAGCTCCTGGTCCGTCGTGGAAAGAAATATTCCTAGCATAG